In Humulus lupulus chromosome 7, drHumLupu1.1, whole genome shotgun sequence, the following are encoded in one genomic region:
- the LOC133789249 gene encoding gamma-glutamylcyclotransferase 2-3 isoform X2: protein MAMWVFGYGSLIWKAGFNFDERLTGSIKGSTDHRGTTEFPGRTVTLEPAEGEVCWGAAYKITKKEDQEIALTHLEVREKQYDKKAYVDFFTEPMAATPAVSGVMVYIASPDKKANVNYLGPASIEDIAKQIVRAEGPSGPNRDYLFQLEKALLQIGCKDEHVIGLANEVRRILSESKQPFA from the exons ATGGCGATGTGGGTATTTGGGTACGGCTCTCTGATATGGAAAGCCGGCTTCAACTTCGACGAACGACTCACCGGTTCCATCAAAG GCAGTACGGACCACAGAGGGACAACGGAGTTTCCAGGGAGAACGGTAACGTTGGAGCCTGCGGAGGGAGAAGTCTGT TGGGGAGCTGCCTACAAGATTACCAAGAAGGAAGACCAAGAAATTGCATTGACG CATTTAGAAGTGAGGGAGAAGCAATATGACAAAAAGGCCTATGTTGATTTTTTCACT GAGCCTATGGCTGCTACCCCAGCTGTGTCAGGAGTAATGGT ATACATCGCCTCGCCGGACAAGAAAGCCAACGTGAACTACTTGGGCCCAGCTTCCATTGAGGATATTGCCAA ACAAATCGTTCGAGCTGAGGGCCCCTCAGGACCCAATAGAGACTACCTTTTTCAGCTCGAGAAGGCTCTTCTTCAAATTG GATGTAAAGATGAACATGTAATAGGTCTTGCAAACGAAGTGAGACGAATCCTCTCGGAATCAAAGCAGCCTTTTGCATGA
- the LOC133789248 gene encoding uncharacterized protein LOC133789248 produces MGGREAIEVAKTVMEVADVAWTAMESCHKHRHHHDHDASAEPIQHASSEEELEYLRSENHRLRGLLHQNLKLLQNLSESPSMLNDCPPDLYARLVATVDSEKFLARIKSLQLASTKGDGYDFPFKVATENDLQAAEILVNVDQKEPSWWVWVTDDMVPSNVEERSGIDNDSYIVVSEEHVVDGVANFIAKCIVSNPKAQKMTPEELQKTMTEALSGVSKLRQMFEIWHAGKLFYALATWGLALTGLYQTRAVLKIAAMGVHTTSKVVMRAL; encoded by the exons ATGGGCGGCCGCGAAGCTATCGAGGTGGCCAAGACCGTCATGGAGGTCGCCGACGTCGCATGGACCGCCATGGAAAGCTGCCACAAACACCGCCACCACCACGACCACGACGCTTCCGCCGAGCCCATTCAACACGCTTCCTCCGAGGAAGAATTGGAATATCTCCGATCGGAGAACCATCGCTTGAGGGGTTTGCTCCACCAGAATCTAAAGCTTCTTCAGAATCTCTCTGAGTCCCCTTCTATGTTGAACGATTGCCCTCCAGAT TTGTATGCTCGATTAGTAGCTACTGTGGATTCTGAAAAGTTCTTGGCTCGTATCAAATCCCTCCAGCTCGCTTCTACCAAAGGAGATGGTTATGATTTTCCTTTCAAGGTTGCCACAG AAAATGATTTGCAGGCAGCTGAAATTCTTGTAAATGTTGACCAGAAAGAACCAAGTTGGTGGGTTTGGGTGACAGATGACATGGTTCCAAGCAATGTTGAGGAACGGAGTGGAATTGACAACGACAGTTACATAGTTGTTAGCGAGGAGCATGTGGTGGATGGCGTTGCAAACTTCATCGCCAAGTGCATTGTCTCGAACCCTAAGGCTCAG AAAATGACACCAGAAGAGTTACAAAAGA CTATGACAGAAGCATTAAGTGGTGTGAGCAAACTGAGGCAGATGTTTGAAATTTGGCATGCTGGGAAGTTGTTTTATGCCTTGGCCACCTGGGGACTTGCGCTGACTGG GCTGTATCAGACTCGTGCTGTGTTGAAAATTGCTGCAATGGGTGTTCATACAACAAGCAAAGTAGTTATGAGGGCTCTCTGA
- the LOC133789249 gene encoding gamma-glutamylcyclotransferase 2-3 isoform X1: MAMWVFGYGSLIWKAGFNFDERLTGSIKGYRRVFYQGSTDHRGTTEFPGRTVTLEPAEGEVCWGAAYKITKKEDQEIALTHLEVREKQYDKKAYVDFFTEPMAATPAVSGVMVYIASPDKKANVNYLGPASIEDIAKQIVRAEGPSGPNRDYLFQLEKALLQIGCKDEHVIGLANEVRRILSESKQPFA; encoded by the exons ATGGCGATGTGGGTATTTGGGTACGGCTCTCTGATATGGAAAGCCGGCTTCAACTTCGACGAACGACTCACCGGTTCCATCAAAGGTTACCGCCGAGTCTTCTATCaag GCAGTACGGACCACAGAGGGACAACGGAGTTTCCAGGGAGAACGGTAACGTTGGAGCCTGCGGAGGGAGAAGTCTGT TGGGGAGCTGCCTACAAGATTACCAAGAAGGAAGACCAAGAAATTGCATTGACG CATTTAGAAGTGAGGGAGAAGCAATATGACAAAAAGGCCTATGTTGATTTTTTCACT GAGCCTATGGCTGCTACCCCAGCTGTGTCAGGAGTAATGGT ATACATCGCCTCGCCGGACAAGAAAGCCAACGTGAACTACTTGGGCCCAGCTTCCATTGAGGATATTGCCAA ACAAATCGTTCGAGCTGAGGGCCCCTCAGGACCCAATAGAGACTACCTTTTTCAGCTCGAGAAGGCTCTTCTTCAAATTG GATGTAAAGATGAACATGTAATAGGTCTTGCAAACGAAGTGAGACGAATCCTCTCGGAATCAAAGCAGCCTTTTGCATGA